Proteins from a genomic interval of Quercus robur chromosome 9, dhQueRobu3.1, whole genome shotgun sequence:
- the LOC126700958 gene encoding AAA-ATPase At2g18193-like produces MLAKPLGKRCRPLIGAEVIDSFQGLKGLKWKLIIEKGIDGYELRRYFTLSFDKKLKEVVLESYLAEVISRSKAIQEAERVVKLYSRDLGHEWSPIILEHPTTFEKLAMDPKQKRMLEDDLYRFVNRKEWYKKVGKAWKRGYLLYGPPGTGKSSLISAMANYLKFDIYDLNLSRIHSDSALRRIFLSTSNRSIMVVEDIDCAQLEDRENEDMFDDLLRA; encoded by the coding sequence ATGTTGGCAAAACCGTTAGGCAAGAGATGCCGACCTTTGATTGGTGCAGAGGTTATTGATTCCTTTCAAGGCTTGAAAGGGCTCAAATGGAAGTTAATTATAGAAAAAGGAATTGATGGATATGAACTTCGTAGATATTTTACGCTTTCCTTTGATAAGAAACTCAAAGAGGTTGTGCTAGAGTCTTATTTAGCTGAAGTAATATCTCGTTCTAAGGCTATACAAGAAGCAGAAAGGGTGGTAAAGCTTTATAGCCGTGATCTTGGTCATGAATGGAGTCCTATTATTCTTGAACACCCAACTACATTTGAGAAGTTGGCAATGGACCCAAAGCAGAAGAGGATGCTCGAGGATGATCTGTACAGGTTTGTTAATAGAAAGGAGTGGTATAAGAAAGTTGGCAAGGCATGGAAGCGAGGGTATTTGCTTTACGGCCCTCCGGGTACTGGTAAATCAAGCTTGATCTCTGCCATGGCTAACTACCTCAAGTTTGATATCTATGATTTGAACCTTTCACGCATACACTCAGATTCAGCGTTGAGAAGGATATTTCTTTCCACATCTAATCGTTCAATAATGGTAGTTGAGGATATTGATTGTGCACAGTTGGAAGATCGAGAGAATGAAGATATGTTTGATGATCTTCTGAGAGCCTAA